The window GTGCTGGTTCATTCTGGTTTGCTCTAATTTCAAAATAATTAAATCTCAGATTGACGTGAATTTCTGGCGCAAGACTTGCCAAAGCTGTACTGCAAAATACAGGATTTCATTCTATAGTCAGCACAGATTCATGAATCTAGCGCTTGAGCAAAGCCCCAAACTGAAAATTGGTGAAGTCGCGCGGCAACTCGACGTTGCGGTGGAAACCATTCGCATGTACGAACGCGAGGGGCTATTCCTCGTGCACAAAACCGCTAGCGGGCAGCGGCTGTTCAGCGCCTCCGATGTGCATTGGATTTCGTGTATTCGGCGTTTGATCACCGAGCGCGGACTCAATCTCGAAGGCATTCGCCGCATGCTCGCATTTCTGCCATGCTGGGATTTGAAACCGTGCTCGGATGCGGAAAGAGAGAAGTGTCCGGCATATTTGAACGCGATGAAACCGTGTTGGATGATCAAAACGCAACTCACAAGCGACTGCCAAACGTTTGATTGCCGCGAGTGCAAAGTGTATAAGAGCGCGCAGCATTGTGATAATTTGAAAGAGCTGCTGCGCAGGCACGACGCGCAGTCACGGCAATAAAACCGGCGCGGCTGCGCTTCAAAAGGCACGGCCCGCCGTTTTAGATAAATCATGTGAAGTGATGTGGATTCGAATGAAGGAGGTTTGCAAATGATGAGAAGAATGACGGTCCCGATTGCGGTGTTCGTGATGTTGGCGATGAGCAGCGCAGTGTTTGCGACCAACGGTTATTTTGCGCACGGCTATGGCATCAAATATAAAGCGCTCGCCGGCGCGGGCGTGGCCTTACCGCTCGGCACGATGGGCGCGGCCACCAATCCCGCGCATCTCGTATTCGTAGGCAATCGTATCGACGTGAGTCTCGCGATGTTCAATCCCAATCGCCAATACACCATTACCGGCAATCCTTCCGGCTATCCCGGCACGTTTGGTTTAATGCCCGGCACTTTCGCAAGCGATTCGAAATGGTTTATCATTCCCGCGCTCGGAGCGAGCTGGAGCTTGAATGACAACACTGCTTTCGGGCTCGCGGCATATGGCAACGGCGGTATGAACACGAATTATGCTGCGACCGCATTTGGATTCGCACCCAC is drawn from Cytophagia bacterium CHB2 and contains these coding sequences:
- a CDS encoding MerR family transcriptional regulator, translating into MQKQEKWPDLFLESEKISACWFILVCSNFKIIKSQIDVNFWRKTCQSCTAKYRISFYSQHRFMNLALEQSPKLKIGEVARQLDVAVETIRMYEREGLFLVHKTASGQRLFSASDVHWISCIRRLITERGLNLEGIRRMLAFLPCWDLKPCSDAEREKCPAYLNAMKPCWMIKTQLTSDCQTFDCRECKVYKSAQHCDNLKELLRRHDAQSRQ